From one Humulus lupulus chromosome 8, drHumLupu1.1, whole genome shotgun sequence genomic stretch:
- the LOC133796726 gene encoding origin of replication complex subunit 5: MGKEETPQIARRATRHSSATISKNEADTKASDQPLPPTLNDLFHGEEEKPISLDDVVSSFPGRRVQIIELMRILGPVNSPMVPLFVYGDSSTGKTSITHQIFRHLNRPFVYSSCLTCYSPRILFESILNQLFFHRKNAANGYSSAKRCEKPSDFVNLLREALISVTSSLQGNSGKSSSKKLDWRPSGNMIYLIFDNLELVREWDKSSTILPFLFNLYDILKMPEVGLIFISNTSPDTYYTSMGYLDPATVYFPDYTEDDLRQIFLLKQENKKLYSSFLDVVLKSFFRITRRVDELSTAFSQLFKKYCEPLSDLGVVPNEEMKRRLFSNLQPHIAPAMNEIFKVSSQPSTEVGATRDTKLKSNTKKSSLEVTHQLDLHMSTSAKYLLISAFLASRNPATLDASLFDSTGGSDIRKRKRKPSEKSLDLKESAEQELLMKGPGTFPLERLLAIFQCITSVAEGSLEEEEQENDGLGVQTGDDSLMFDVLLQLSSLCNANFIVKGGSCPLEGSTRYRSTVSEDMVLKVARSVKFPLSKYLYRR, from the exons ATGGGAAAAGAGGAAACCCCACAAATTGCAAGAAGAGCGACCAGACACTCTTCAGCTACTATTTCAAAAAATGAAGCTGACACTAAAGCAAGTGATCAACCACTGCCACCCACTCTCAATGACCTTTTCCATGGTGAAGAAGAAAAGCCTATTAGCCTTGATGATGTGGTGTCTAGTTTCCCTGGTAGACGTGTTCAGATTATAGAGCTTATGCGCATTTTGGGTCCTGTGAATTCCCCCATGGTTCCTCTTTTTGTCTATGGAGATAGTTCTACTGGAAAAACCAGCATCACCCACCAGATATTTCGACATCTTAATCGTCCTTTTGTTTATTCAAGCTGCCTTACCTGTTATAGTCCAAGAATCCTGTTTGAATCTATTCTGAATCAATTGTTCTTTCATAGAAAGAATGCTGCCAATGGTTATTCTAGCGCGAAGCGCTGTGAGAAGCCATCTGATTTCGTTAATCTTCTTCGTGAAGCTCTGATTAGTGTTACTAGTAGTCTCCAGGGGAACTCGGGAAAATCAAGCTCCAAAAAATTGGATTGGCGGCCTAGTGGAAATATGATCTACTTGATATTCGACAAtctagagcttgttagagagtggGATAAGAGTTCTACTATCCTACCCTTTTTGTTTAATCTCTATGATATTCTGAAGATGCCTGAAGTTGGTTTGATCTTTATTAGCAATACTTCACCAGATACTTATTACACAAGTATGGGATACTTGGATCCTGCCACTGTATATTTTCCTGATTATACAGAAGACGATCTTCGCCAAATTTTCTTGCTAAAACAAGAAAACAAGAAGCTTTATTCCTCTTTTCTAGA TGTTGTACTGAAGTCTTTCTTTCGAATTACCAGACGTGTAGATGAATTATCTACAGCTTTTtctcaattatttaaaaaatactgtGAGCCTTTAAGTGATTTGGGCGTTGTTCCCAATGAAGAAATGAAAAGAAGGTTGTTTAGTAATCTTCAACCACACATTGCCCCTGCTATGAATGAGATATTTAAGGTTTCTTCTCAACCTTCTACTGAAGTTGGAGCTACCAGGGACACAAAGCTGAAAAGTAACACTAAGAAATCAAGTCTTGAAGTTACTCATCAGTTAGATTTGCATATGTCCACTTCTGCCAAATATCTTCTTATTTCAGCATTCCTTGCTTCAAGAAACCCAGCTACGCTTGATGCCTCCCTATTTGATTCTACCGGGGGTTCAGATATTCGGAAACGAAAGAGGAA ACCATCAGAAAAATCATTGGATCTGAAGGAAAGTGCAGAACAGGAGTTACTGATGAAAGGACCTGGAACGTTTCCATTAGAGAGACTATTAGCAATATTTCAGTGTATTACATCTGTAGCAGAAGGTTCACTTGAAGAGGAAGAACAAGAAAATGATGGACTAGGAGTTCAAACTGGAGATGATAGCCTCATGTTTGATGTCCTTTTGCAGCTATCCAGTCTATGCAACGCCAATTTTATTGTCAAAGGAGGAAGTTGTCCACTAGAGGGCTCAACTCGATATCGATCTACGGTATCTGAAGATATGGTCTTGAAG GTGGCAAGGAGCGTCAAGTTCCCCCTGTCGAAGTATTTATACAGAAGATAG
- the LOC133796728 gene encoding uncharacterized protein LOC133796728: MGDLYALDFDGVLCDSCGESSVSAVKAAKVRWPGLFDNVDSTLENWIVDQMFTVRPVVETGYENLLLVRLLLEMRIPSIRKSSVSEGLTVEGILDNWSKLKPVIMEEWDENREILIDLFGKVRDEWLENDLDTWIGANRFYPGVPDALKFASSRIFIVTTKQGRFADALLRELTGVTIPPERIFGLGTGPKVEVLKQLQKKPEHQGLKLHFVEDRLATLKNVIKEPELDGWNLYLGDWGYNTQKEREEATSIPRIRVLELSDFSKKLK, encoded by the exons ATGGGGGATCTGTACGCTTTGGACTTCGATGGAGTTCTTTGTGATAGCTGCGGAGAGAGCTCTGTTTCCGCTGTCAAG GCTGCTAAAGTAAGGTGGCCAGGTCTCTTTGATAATGTGGATTCTACCTTGGAGAATTGGATTGTTGATCAGATGTTTACA GTGCGGCCTGTGGTGGAAACGGGATATGAAAATCTTTTACTTGTGAGGTTATTGCTGGAAATGAGAATACCTTCTATTAGAAAATCCTCG GTTTCAGAAGGGCTCACAGTTGAGGGGATATTGGACAATTGGTCGAAGTTGAAGCCTGTCATCATGGAAGAATGGGATGAGAATAGGGAGATTCTGATAGACCTTTTTGGGAAGGTGAGAGACGAATGGTTGGAGAACGACTTGGATACTTGGATTGGCGCAAATAG ATTCTATCCAGGTGTTCCTGATGCTCTAAAATTTGCTAGCTCAAGGATTTTTATTGTCACAACAAAGCAG GGCCGCTTTGCCGATGCTTTACTGCGAGAACTCACTGGAGTAACAATACCTCCAGAAAGGATATTTGGCCTGGGTACCGG TCCTAAGGTAGAAGTGTTGAAGCAACTTCAAAAGAAACCAGAACACCAAGGGCTGAAACTACA CTTTGTGGAAGATCGACTGGCAACCCTAAAGAATGTCATTAAAGAACCTGAGTTGGATGGTTGGAACTTGTATCTGG GAGACTGGGGTTACAACACTCAGAAAGAGAGAGAGGAAGCAACTAGCATTCCCAGGATTCGTGTCCTAGAGCTATCCGACTTCAGTAAGAAGTTGAAATAG
- the LOC133796729 gene encoding uncharacterized protein LOC133796729 — MAPFASLFPLLLLLLTSSFIFSKNGAFVRFAAGKIHITDDLDDVVDDEEDESWKEWGKKSPPSSDDDLKPSDFSKMDMPKIQAEMMKRQSGPVFGFVKLRLGVKRTRDTVSETAMKWTKVLKTGAIEAKFMGVDLSTIMFTMERGQDVSEVKEFVLGQEEAYEVKIGDQVFRRPGDPPLEEVVEELQKKKTTTQKDGNVKEEL; from the exons ATGGCTCCTTTCGCCTCACTCTTCCCTCTTCTCCTCCTGCTTCTCACATCGTCTTTCATATTTTCCAAAAATGGCGCGTTCGTCAGATTCGCAGCGGGAAAGATCCACATTACCGATGACCTAGACGACGTCGTCGACGACGAAGAAGACGAGTCCTGGAAGGAATGGGGCAAGAAATCGCCACCTTCTTCGGATGACGACCTCAAGCCCAGCGATTTCTCCAAAATGGACATGCCTAAGATCCAGGCCGAGATGATGAAACGCCAATCCGGACCAGTCTTCGGCTTCGTCAAGCTCCGATTGGGAGTCAAACGAACTCGG GATACGGTGTCCGAGACGGCTATGAAATGGACAAAGGTTCTGAAAACTGGAGCTATTGAAGCTAAGTTCATGGGAGTTGATCTCAGCACTATCATGTTCACTATGGAAAGAGGACAAGATGTTTCAGAG GTGAAAGAGTTTGTGTTGGGCCAAGAAGAGGCATATGAGGTGAAAATTGGGGATCAAGTTTTTCGAAGGCCCGGAGATCCTCCATTGGAGGAAGTTGTTGAGGAGCTCCAGAAGAAGAAAACGACGACGCAGAAGGATGGAAATGTGAAAGAGGAGTTATAG